A portion of the Saimiri boliviensis isolate mSaiBol1 chromosome 1, mSaiBol1.pri, whole genome shotgun sequence genome contains these proteins:
- the NMUR2 gene encoding neuromedin-U receptor 2: protein MSGKEELQNASWIHQQKLEDPFQKHLNSTEEYLAFLCGPRRSHFSLPVSVVYVPIFVVGVIGNVLVCLVILQHQAMKTPTNYYLFSLAVSDLLVLLLGMPLEVYEMWRNYPFLFGPVGCYFKTALFEIVCFASILSVTTVSVERYMAVRHPFRAKLESTRGRALRILGVVWGFSVLSSLPNTSVHGIKFHYFPNGSLIPGSATCTVIKPMWIYNFIIQVTSFLFYILPMTVLSVLYYLMGFRLMKDKSLEADEGTANIQRPCRKPVTKMLFVLVLVFAICWAPFHVDRLFFSFVEEWTESLAAVFNLIHVVSGVFFYLSSAVNPIIYNLLSRRFQAAFQNVISAFHKHWHSQHDPQVPPAQQNIFLTECHLVELPEDMGPQFPCQSSVHTSHLATALSSEQVS, encoded by the exons ATGTCAGGAAAGGAAGAACTTCAGAATGCTTCCTGGATCCACCAGCAGAAACTGGAGGATCCATTCCAGAAACACCTGAACAGCACTGAGGAGTATCTGGCCTTCCTCTGCGGCCCTCGGCGCAGCCACTTCTCCCTCCCGGTGTCTGTGGTGTATGTGCCGATTTTTGTGGTGGGGGTCATTGGCAATGTCCTGGTGTGCCTGGTGATTCTGCAGCACCAGGCTATGAAGACACCCACCAACTACTACCTCTTCAGCCTGGCGGTCTCTGATCTCCTGGTCCTGCTTCTTGGGATGCCCCTGGAAGTCTATGAGATGTGGCGCAACTACCCTTTCTTGTTTGGGCCCGTAGGCTGCTACTTCAAGACGGCCCTCTTTGAGATCGTGTGCTTCGCCTCCATCCTCAGCGTCACCACGGTCAGCGTGGAGCGCTATATGGCCGTCCGACACCCGTTCCGCGCCAAGCTGGAGAGCACCCGGGGCCGGGCCCTCAGGATCCTCGGCGTCGTCTGGGGCTTCTCCGTGCTCTCCTCCCTGCCCAACACCAGCGTCCACGGCATCAAGTTCCACTACTTCCCCAATGGGTCCCTGATCCCAGGCTCAGCCACCTGCACGGTCATCAAGCCCATGTGGATCTACAATTTCATCATCCAGGTCACCTCCTTCCTATTCTACATCCTTCCCATGACTGTCCTCAGTGTCCTCTACTACCTCATGGGGTTCAGA CTAATGAAAGACAAATCTCTTGAGGCAGATGAAGGGACTGCAAATATTCAAAGACCCTGCAGAAAACCAGTCACCAAGATGCTGT tcgtCTTGGTCTTAGTGTTTGCTATCTGTTGGGCCCCGTTCCACGTTGATCGACTCTTCTTCAGCTTTGTGGAGGAGTGGACTGAATCCCTGGCTGCTGTGTTCAACCTCATCCACGTGGTGTCAG GTGTCTTCTTCTACCTGAGCTCAGCTGTCAACCCCATTATCTATAACCTACTGTCTCGCCGCTTCCAGGCAGCATTCCAGAATGTGATCTCTGCTTTCCACAAACATTGGCACTCCCAGCATGACCCACAGGTGCCACCTGCCCAGCAGAACATCTTCCTGACAGAATGCCACCTCGTGGAGCTGCCCGAAGATATGGGTCCCCAGTTCCCATGTCAGTCATCTGTGCATACCTCTCACCTTGCAACAGCCCTCTCTAGTGAACAGGTGTCATGA